In Paraburkholderia youngii, the genomic stretch ACCCCATTCGAGCGCTTCGTTACGCGCGACGAGGCGATGCAGGTCGCAGAAAGTCGCCTTGTCGAGTGCGAACTGACCGTTTTGGACGATCACCAGCAGACGTTTCGAGCTCTCGGCGAGATTGAGGATCTGTTCCTGGTCGGAGATTTTCCGTCCGCCAACCGTGACGCCGTCGAGAAGCGTCTTAACCTCGGGGAACGTAAACGGATTCCCTTCCAGCACACTCGCATCCCAGACGAATTCCGGCAGCATGCGATGAAAACGGAAACACGCCCGTTTGATCGAATGGACCGGAATGTTCTGTGGTACCGCAGCGCGATCCCATTGAAAACCGAGTTCGGTGAAAAGCGTCATCGCAGGTGTTGAGAAAGCAGTTCAGATGGCAGGGCCGGTGCTTGCAGAACCCCAATGTGCGGAGAATAACTTATTTGTGGGCGCGTGAAGCGCAAGACCAGGGGCCACTTCGCGCGGCACCCTTGGTCACTCCGGCAACAACGCCGCCAACACATCCACCGTCCGCGCCGTCGCCCCGCGATGCCTCGCCGCAAACGCGGCAGCCGCACCGCCCATCGCGAGCCGCCGCGACTTGTCGCCGAACAGCTCGCGCAGTGCGCGCGCCAGATCGGCCGGGTCCTGCACCTGCACGGCGGCACCGGCCGCGACCGCATCGGCGGTGGCCTGCGTGAAGTTGAAAACGTGTGGCCCGATCAGCACCGGCACGCCGACCGCGCACGCTTCGATCAGGTTCTGTCCGCCGAGCGGCAGCAGACTGCCGCCGATGAACGCAAGATCCGATGCCGCGTAGTAAGCGCCCAACTCGCCCATCGAATCGCCGAGCAGCACGTTCACGTCGCGCGGCAGCGGTGGCACGCCATCGCCGGCGATGCGCGCGGCCGACGCGACCTTGGCATCGGGTGCCCAGTTCGATCGGCGTTCGAGCCGCAACCCCGCCTTCTCGACGAGCGCCGCGACTTCATTGAAGCGTTGCGGGTGACGCGGCACCAGAATCAGCAGCGCATCGTCGACGCCGAGCGCCGCGAACGCGTCGAGCACCAGCGCCTCTTCGCCCTCGCGCGTGCTCGCCGCGACCCACACGGGCCGCGTGCCGATCGCCGCGCGCCACGCGTGGCCGCGCGCCGCGAGTTCGGGCGGCGTGCTCATGTCGAACTTGAGATTGCCGAGCACCGCGACGTTGCGCGCGCCGAGCGAGGTCAGCCGCTCGGCATCGGACGGGCTCTGCGCGAGCACGCGCGCGAAGCCGCCGAACACGTCCTTCGTCGCGCCGCCGAACTTCGCCGCGCGCTTGAACGACCGCGCCGACATCCGCGCATTGGTCAGCACGAGCGGCACGTCGGCGCGCCGGCATTCGTCGATCAAGGTCGGCCATACCTCGGTTTCCATCACGAGACCGAGCGACGGCCGCCACGCGCGCAAGAAGCGCCGTACCGCATGCGGCATGTCGTACGGTAGATAGCTGCGCAACACGCGGTCGCCGAAAATTTCGCTGCCGGTCGCGCGGCCGCTCGGCGTCATGTGCGTGAGCAGAATGCGCGCGTCGGGGCGCGCCTTCATCAGCGCATCGATCAGCGGCTGGGCGGCGCGCGTCTCGCCAACCGACACCGCATGCACCCAGATCAACGGCGCGTTGTCTTCGGGCAAGCGTCCACGCGAATAACCGAAGCGCTCGCCGATATGCTCGCGGTAACCGCGCTCCTTGCGCGAACGGATCAACAGACGCAGCACGGCAAGCGGCGCGATCAGCCACCAGAGCGCGCGATAGATCGCTCTTAGCATCGGCGCTCCGCGTGGTTCGTCTTCGTCGCAAAGTCTCCGGCGCTGATACGCGCGATGCGGGCCGGCACCTGCCCGGCCCTCGAATCGACCGCCGCGCTCAAACCAGCGCCCTGCCCTTCAGGCGCTCGAGAATGCCGAGCGGCGCGCATTCCGGCTGCGCCATCGCCTTCACCGGCAGGAAGAAAGTCTGCTCCAGCATGAACTGGCCGGACATCACCGCGTGCGAAGTCTGGTCGGAGAAGCACACCCACACGCTGCCCGGCGGAAACGGCATGGTCTCTTGCGGACTCGTCTTCTGATAGTCGAGGTCGGCCTTCATGCCGTCGTGCAGATTGAGCATCAGATGGTCGTACTCGCTGCGCGGCGACTTCGTCACATGCAGCAGGTTCAGCAGCCACGCGGAGCCCGGCATCTGCGGCTTGATGCGCGGCAGGAAGCGCTGCGCCATGTCCTCGAACGGCTCGCCGACGCGCCATACGCGCGGCACGCCATGTGGGTTCACGTTGGTGAACACGCGCAGGATGCGCTCGCCGTAGTTAGGCCGCGACGGAAACGCATCGACGTGCAGACGGCTGTCGTCCTTGCGCCACGAGGTTTCGCGTGTCTCGACCTGATGCAGCCGCAGGCTCGTCGGCGCGACACGCAATTTGCCGTTGTACTCGGGAAAGAGCCCGTCGACGAGCGTGCGCGCATTCGCCTGATAACGCGCGATCAACGCGCGCACCGCCGATTGCGTGACCGCATCGCCGGCCACGCCGTGCAGCGCGCCGCCGTTCGGTTCGAGGCTGATGTTCTTGCGGTTCGGA encodes the following:
- the waaA gene encoding lipid IV(A) 3-deoxy-D-manno-octulosonic acid transferase, with product MLRAIYRALWWLIAPLAVLRLLIRSRKERGYREHIGERFGYSRGRLPEDNAPLIWVHAVSVGETRAAQPLIDALMKARPDARILLTHMTPSGRATGSEIFGDRVLRSYLPYDMPHAVRRFLRAWRPSLGLVMETEVWPTLIDECRRADVPLVLTNARMSARSFKRAAKFGGATKDVFGGFARVLAQSPSDAERLTSLGARNVAVLGNLKFDMSTPPELAARGHAWRAAIGTRPVWVAASTREGEEALVLDAFAALGVDDALLILVPRHPQRFNEVAALVEKAGLRLERRSNWAPDAKVASAARIAGDGVPPLPRDVNVLLGDSMGELGAYYAASDLAFIGGSLLPLGGQNLIEACAVGVPVLIGPHVFNFTQATADAVAAGAAVQVQDPADLARALRELFGDKSRRLAMGGAAAAFAARHRGATARTVDVLAALLPE
- a CDS encoding Kdo hydroxylase family protein is translated as MNESQIIEVANADWHGCNLSVPRETLLAGVERGKVLYFPNLRFAIDGGEQALLDPALADPNRKNISLEPNGGALHGVAGDAVTQSAVRALIARYQANARTLVDGLFPEYNGKLRVAPTSLRLHQVETRETSWRKDDSRLHVDAFPSRPNYGERILRVFTNVNPHGVPRVWRVGEPFEDMAQRFLPRIKPQMPGSAWLLNLLHVTKSPRSEYDHLMLNLHDGMKADLDYQKTSPQETMPFPPGSVWVCFSDQTSHAVMSGQFMLEQTFFLPVKAMAQPECAPLGILERLKGRALV